A single window of Nicotiana sylvestris chromosome 3, ASM39365v2, whole genome shotgun sequence DNA harbors:
- the LOC138888610 gene encoding uncharacterized protein has protein sequence MAYIISEAHAGFIPGRKIADNIILAHELIKSDGRKHISPRCMIKVDLQKAYDLLEWIYLEQVMEGLKFPKKFIGESVAPFNAAKGLRQRDLISHFLFAIAME, from the exons ATGGCCTACATCATCTCAGAGGCTCATGCAGGGTTTATTCCAGGAAGGAAGATAGCAGACAACATCATTCTGGCACATGAACTTATCAAATCTGATGGTAGGAAGCATATCTCCCCTAGATGTATGATAAAGGTAGATCTACAAAAAGCTTATGACTTATTGGAGTGGATCTACCTAGAGCAAGTTATGGAAGGACTGAAGTTCCCAAAGAAGTTCATTGG AGAATCAGTTGCACCATTTAATGCAGCCAAAGGCCTGAGACAAAGAGATCTTATATCTCATTTTCTCTTTGCCATTGCCATGGAGTAG
- the LOC138888609 gene encoding uncharacterized protein, whose product MENQELGDAYSDVLADQEKNYLIQLEKWSLIEESALQQKSKVTWIKQGDSNTKYFSAVKKEKQQKKQITEIKSLLGVNLLDPEAIKKEFLSFYKSLMGTAASKLPIVNRLTLSIIKNEVCETVQDFFITRTLYKAINCTALTLVPKVPNPDTVKDYRSILAVQCYTRLLLRSSPADYRK is encoded by the exons ATGGAGAACCAAGAACTGGGGGATGCTTACTCTGATGTATTAGCTGATCAGGAGAAAAACTATCTGATTCAACTAGAGAAGTGGTCTTTGATAGAGGAAAGTGCACTACAGCAGAAGTCAAAAGTCACTTggatcaaacaaggggattcaaaTACTAAGTACTTTTCAGCTGTAAAGAAAGAGAAGCAACAGAAGAAGCAAATAACTGAGATCAAATCATTGTTGGGGGTCAATCTTCTGGATCCTGAAGCTATCAAAAAAGAATTTCTCAGCTTTTACAAATCCTTGATGGGAACTGCAGCATCAAAACTACCAATAGTGAATAGATTG ACACTGTCCATTATTAAGAATGAAGTTTGTGAAACTGTGCAAGATTTTTTCATCACAAGAACCTTGTATAAAGCTATAAACTGCACTGCACTTACTCTGGTGCCTAAGGTTCCAAATCCAGATACAGTTAAAGACTATAGGTCTATTCTTGCTGTACAGTGCTATACAAGATTATTGCTAAGGTCATCACCAGCAGATTACAGAAAGTAA